Proteins encoded in a region of the Fusarium falciforme chromosome 6, complete sequence genome:
- a CDS encoding ATPase-AAA-core domain-containing protein, translated as MGQEGMRELGVKKVHPFFSKEPAVDPARHPELSAQPPTAPDHDDQHDSAQSGSDSPNDRRKRRKPDSSVTQDAPSSKRPRRKRQGEGRQTTLVPTEQALDITPEPTTTDIPTPPLSDAPMTSVEAPSQSALEAPPVSTSNPPDAANKKVLKWNPKTGTLRSPPKSKSKPLPSHIVCVKYGRDEASRKDMGDRITQILDGKTLFPPTSKSRAKKPKESVVKKGPGLTKATHPFFTGKAKQTPPATSENHKTAENRPSRQTVFTSTPLSPKKTRNPFTSDHQVPRFGIRTGTTKIPGAVYPLWPAKGMAHVRGLEGSVCSQVASQDNVAKKSKGYTVTVSSDESVLGGFCTSMDLTALRNSLPTNDDNFEPAPTELRIPTRHFESGRKAQKRIRSELQTLRPTPTEDDDDIIGHRAPSAQPKRTHPAILRLYEELETNLSAYDKSACESLSWTHKYAPSTAAEVLQAGREAILLKEWLQTLKVQSVGTGNADAGGAKGKAKSAAAPKKKRKKDKLDGFIIDSEEEANEMDEVSEDDDDWAPAGSGLTKKTVIRSGDAAAKGGKDQGRLTNAVVISGPHGSGKTAAVYAVAKELGFEIFEINPGSRRSGKDILEKVGDMTRNHLVQQHRADPTTEAEEDEVSRDLKSGKQGMMTAFFQPKAAAASKKPTKKSTEAKPNETTKGSQSQKQSLILLEEVDVLYEEDKQFWAALMGMMVQSKRPFIMTCNDENMVPLQTLNLHGIFRFSHPPTDLAIDHCLLVAANEGHLLKRSAVEALYKSRNNDLRAVLVELNYWCQISVGDRKGGFDWFYLRWPKGSDRDENGDVVRVLSEDTYRKGMGWIGRDLTATCLDPLESEEEVMKQCWNSWTLDMGDWNNSLHLQSWADDITRSASEPSQRLDALTAFDEFCTSMSDADLISSGSLGTRFQEALDPELPEIPTKTRDDFIVGRRLLEADPKSTPSTPSIGLSISLKSLTRQRLFKLSPTTDVTSPSTPQPLTEDRAVSVLDYSFEHCTAPMTRMDLALAFDPIAVNEKAAASSHLDPSVFDRTMKLIVLDIAPWVRGIVEFDNKLMQERLKLSSLLSEGGKRKRMRTTRSAYSALEGGERRTTRRERYFGDCLNTAFVRRTAGDTWQEAVEAMRPRESVESAPSSPSSPGSSLV; from the coding sequence ATGGGCCAGGAAGGCATGAGGGAACTTGGAGTCAAGAAGGTTCATCCTTTCTTCTCCAAAGAACCTGCCGTCGACCCTGCGCGCCACCCCGAACTCTCGGCCCAACCCCCTACAGCTCCGGACCACGATGATCAGCACGACAGCGCTCAATCGGGGTCAGACTCGCCGAACGACCGGCGAAAGCGTCGAAAGCCGGATAGCTCTGTTACACAAGATGCTCCTAGTTCCAAGAGACCACGCCGAAAACGCCAAGGGGAAGGGCGACAAACAACCCTCGTTCCCACGGAACAGGCTTTAGATATAACTCCCGAACCTACCACCACCGACATTCCGACTCCTCCACTAAGCGATGCGCCTATGACTTCCGTCGAAGCCCCTTCACAGTCCGCCCTCGAAGCACCACCGGTCTCTACCTCCAACCCACCCGATGCCGCAAATAAGAAGGTTCTCAAATGGAACCCGAAAACAGGGACACTCAGATCACCACCCAAATCCAAGTCGAAACCCCTTCCTTCCCACATAGTGTGCGTCAAGTACGGCCGAGATGAAGCGAGTCGGAAGGACATGGGTGATAGGATCACTCAAATCCTGGACGGCAAGACACTATTTCCTCCAACCTCGAAGAGCCGAGCCAAGAAGCCAAAAGAGAGTGTTGTTAAGAAAGGACCTGGTCTGACCAAAGCTACACATCCTTTCTTCACCGGAAAAGCGAAACAGACACCGCCCGCCACAAGCGAGAACCATAAAACAGCTGAGAACCGGCCCTCTCGACAGACAGTCTTTACGTCTACGCCATTGTCCCCGAAGAAGACACGAAACCCTTTCACCTCTGACCATCAGGTCCCGCGGTTTGGTATCAGAACTGGTACAACAAAGATTCCCGGGGCCGTATATCCCCTTTGGCCTGCAAAGGGAATGGCCCACGTTCGTGGACTTGAAGGTTCAGTCTGTTCTCAGGTTGCCTCTCAGGACAACGTCGCCAAGAAGTCAAAGGGTTATACAGTGACGGTTTCTTCAGATGAATCTGTTCTGGGGGGCTTTTGCACCAGCATGGATCTCACTGCTCTCCGCAACTCGCTTCCCACAAATGATGACAACTTCGAACCAGCACCAACTGAATTACGAATCCCGACGAGACATTTTGAAAGTGGCCGAAAGGCTCAGAAGCGCATCCGGTCAGAACTTCAAACATTGCGGCCCACCCCtaccgaggacgacgacgacataaTAGGACATAGGGCCCCCAGTGCTCAGCCGAAAAGAACACACCCAGCCATTCTTAGATTATATGAAGAACTCGAAACGAACCTTTCCGCATATGACAAGTCTGCATGCGAAAGTCTGTCCTGGACACACAAGTACGCCCCAAGCACAGCAGCCGAGGTTCTCCAAGCTGGCAGGGAGGCTATTCTGCTCAAAGAATGGTTGCAAACACTCAAGGTTCAGTCTGTCGGTACTGGCAATGCTGACGCAGGAGGGGCCAAGGGAAAGGCTAAATCGGCTGCtgctcccaagaagaagagaaagaaggatAAGCTGGATGGCTTCATTATCgacagcgaggaggaagcgaaTGAAATGGACGAGGTAtccgaggatgacgatgactgGGCGCCTGCTGGCTCAGGACTCACGAAAAAGACGGTTATCCGAAGCGGAGATGCAGCTGCTAAGGGAGGGAAAGATCAAGGACGTCTCACGAATGCGGTGGTGATTAGCGGACCCCATGGCAGCGGCAAAACAGCCGCCGTCTACGCTGTAGCCAAGGAGCTAGGTTTTGAGATTTTCGAGATCAACCCAGGGAGCAGACGAAGCGGCAAGGATATTCTGGAGAAAGTTGGAGATATGACGCGCAACCATCTCGTTCAACAGCACCGCGCTGATCCTACGAcagaggcagaagaggatgaagtgAGCAGAGACTTGAAGTCAGGGAAACAGGGCATGATGACGGCATTTTTTCAGCCCAAAGCAGCGGCCGCCTCGAAGAAGCCAACCAAGAAGTCTACCGAAGCGAAGCCAAACGAAACAACCAAGggaagccagagccagaagcAGTCACTTATCCTTTTAGAGGAGGTGGATGTTCTATACGAAGAGGATAAGCAATTCTGGGCGGCTTTGATGGGCATGATGGTACAATCAAAACGGCCATTCATCATGACCTGCAATGACGAGAACATGGTGCCCCTGCAAACCCTCAACTTGCACGGCATCTTCCGATTCTCTCATCCACCAACCGACCTGGCTATCGATCATTGCCTACTTGTTGCAGCAAATGAGGGCCATCTACTAAAGCGCTCGGCCGTCGAGGCCCTGTACAAGTCTCGCAACAACGACTTGAGGGCTGTCCTGGTAGAACTCAATTACTGGTGTCAGATTAGCGTTGGAGATCGCAAAGGTGGTTTCGATTGGTTCTATCTCCGATGGCCCAAGGGCTCTGACCGAGATGAGAATGGGGATGTGGTTCGAGTCTTGAGCGAAGACACTTACCGCAAGGGTATGGGATGGATTGGGCGTGATCTCACTGCCACATGCCTAGACCCATTAGAgtcggaggaagaggtgatGAAGCAGTGCTGGAACTCATGGACACTTGACATGGGTGACTGGAACAACAGCTTGCATCTCCAATCCTGGGCCGACGATATAACCAGGAGCGCATCGGAGCCCAGCCAGAGGCTTGACGCTTTGACTGCATTCGATGAGTTTTGCACTTCAATGAGCGACGCGGATCTTATCTCAAGTGGCTCACTGGGAACTAGATTCCAGGAAGCGCTCGATCCAGAATTGCCAGAGATTCCGACCAAAACGAGAGATGATTTCATTGTGGGCCGTCGCCTCCTGGAGGCTGATCCCAAGTCAACACCATCTACGCCCAGCATTGGCCTCTCGATCTCTCTCAAATCCCTGACGAGACAGAGACTTTTCAAACTATCTCCGACAACCGACGTCACATCCCCATCCACCCCCCAGCCACTGACAGAGGATCGCGCAGTCTCTGTTCTGGACTACTCTTTCGAGCATTGCACGGCACCTATGACTCGGATGGATCTGGCGCTGGCGTTCGACCCGATTGCAGTCAATGAAAAGGCAGCGGCATCCAGCCATCTGGATCCATCAGTGTTTGACCGCACCATGAAGCTTATCGTGTTGGACATTGCTCCATGGGTGCGAGGCATCGTGGAGTTTGACAACAAGCTCATGCAGGAGAGACTCAAGCTGAGCAGCCTCCTGAGTGAGGGtggaaagagaaagagaatgCGTACCACTCGCAGCGCATACTCAGCTCTGGAAGGAGGTGAGAGGAGGACAACTCGACGGGAAAGATACTTCGGCGATTGTCTCAACACAGCATTTGTGAGACGTACCGCTGGTGACACTTGGCAGGAGGCCGTGGAGGCGATGAGACCAAGGGAGAGTGTGGAGAGCGCTCCAAGCAGCCCATCGTCCCCTGGATCAAGCTTGGTTTAA